The Gammaproteobacteria bacterium genome contains the following window.
CGTCGCGCTATACCCATTGCTCAATCCGAAATCGGTCAGGAAGCTACTGGCCCGACCGCGGAGACGACACTGCGCGCACACCGCGCCGGTTTTGAACAGGAATGCGGTCGAAACCTCTCCCTCCAGCACGGATCGAGGTATCTCGGGGACAAACCGGCGACATCACCTGCGCGAACAACGCCTGCTGCGGCGTGCCGATGGCTGCCGTCGCGACTGTGCTAGGGATGCACGACAACCATCGCTCGCTGGCTACCACGCAACGGCTTCCTCCACGATCCCTTCCACCAGTTCCACCATCTCCCTAACCGCCGGTCCGGACCCGGGATCGATCATGTAGGGACGGCGATACGAGACCCGCACATGTTCGGGGTCCGACGTGAGCACGTAGACACTGATGGTGAAGGGGCAGAGCAGGATGTTCTCCGGATCAGCCTTGGCCAGGTGATGGGAAATCTTGGCGCTGCAGAACTCGACCGTCTGGGCCTCGATGTAGACGTTCTCCTTGATGCCGAACGACTCACCGGTTCGATTCAGCATCTCGCTCGCGGGCAGTACGTGCGCGATATTGATGCCGCGCCCGGCAATCGTCGACTTCACGTTGTCGAGGATGTCGGCAAATTCCGCTTTTACCTTGACGGTCACGACCGGTGAATCTCCTGCCGCGGCGGGTGCAGCCACGATCGCCACCAGTACGAGCGCAAAGGATCGGATTAGTAGCGGATTGACCGAGTTGCGAGACAAGCGTGTTCGGGACATTTGACGGAGTATCCTGTATCTGGAGCGGGAAGAATCGAAGCTGTATAGCGGCGCCTCAGGATGACCCCAGCTATCCTAGTCAGAGATTCCCACAGCGGCAAGTATGCACTTGACCCTTTTGTTCATATTGGGCTGGCTGATTTCCTTATGAACAGATCATGGGTACTTCACATGTCAAAGTTTGCTTCGACATA
Protein-coding sequences here:
- a CDS encoding DUF302 domain-containing protein — translated: MSRTRLSRNSVNPLLIRSFALVLVAIVAAPAAAGDSPVVTVKVKAEFADILDNVKSTIAGRGINIAHVLPASEMLNRTGESFGIKENVYIEAQTVEFCSAKISHHLAKADPENILLCPFTISVYVLTSDPEHVRVSYRRPYMIDPGSGPAVREMVELVEGIVEEAVAW